Proteins encoded by one window of Mustela erminea isolate mMusErm1 chromosome 5, mMusErm1.Pri, whole genome shotgun sequence:
- the IVD gene encoding isovaleryl-CoA dehydrogenase, mitochondrial, with amino-acid sequence MATSAWLLGRRAVSWRLRSPRTQLASLVSQRAHSLLPVDDAINGLSEEQKQLRQTMAKFLQEHLAPQAQEIDHINEFKNLREFWKQLGNLGVLGITAPVQYGGSGLGYLEQVLVMEEISRASGAVGLSYGAHSNLCLNQIVRNGNEAQKEKYLPKLISGEYIGALAMSEPNAGSDVVSMKLKAEKKGDHYILNGNKFWITNGPDADILIIYAKTDPAAVPASRGITAFIVEKGMPGFSTSKKLDKLGMRGSNTCELIFEDCEVPAANILGHLSKGVYVLMSGLDLERLVLAGGPLGLMQAVLDHTIPYLHTREAFGQKIGHFQLMQGKMADMYTRLMACRQYVYNVAKACDQGHCTAKDCAGVILYSAECATQVALDGIQCFGANGYINDFPMGRFLRDAKLYEIGAGTSEVRRLIIGRAFNADFH; translated from the exons ATGGCGACTTCGGCTTGGCTTCTGGGACGGCGTGCGGTGAGTTGGAGGCTGCGGTCGCCGCGGACGCAGCTCGCTAGCCTCGTGTCCCAGCGGGCCCACTCCCTCTTGCCCGTGGACGATGCGATCAACGGGCTAAGCGAGGAGCAGAAACAG cTTCGTCAGACCATGGCTAAGTTTCTTCAGGAGCATCTAGCCCCCCAGGCCCAGGAGATTGATCATATCAATGAATTCAAGAACCTTCGA GAGTTTTGGAAGCAGCTGGGAAACCTGGGGGTCTTGGGTATTACCGCCCCTG TTCAGTATGGCGGCTCTGGCCTGGGCTACCTGGAACAAGTGCTGGTGATGGAGGAGATATCCCGAGCGTCTGGAGCAGTGGGGCTCAGTTACGGGGCCCACTCCAACCTGTGCCTCAACCAAATTGTGCGCAATGGAAATGAGGCCCAGAAGGAAAAGTACCTCCCCAAG CTGATCAGCGGTGAATACATCGGAGCCTTGGCCATGAGTGAGCCCAATGCTGGCTCTGATGTTGTCTCCATGAAgctaaaagcagaaaagaaag GTGATCACTACATCCTGAATGGGAACAAGTTCTGGATCACCAATGGCCCTGATGCTGACATCCTTATTATCTACGCAAAGACAGATCCCGCTGCCGTGCCAGCCTCTCGGGGCATCACGGCCTTTATTGTGGAAAAG GGTATGCCTGGCTTCAGCACCTCCAAGAAGCTGGACAAGCTGGGCATGAGGGGATCCAACACCTGTGAGCTAATCTTTGAAGACTGCGAGGTTCCTG CTGCCAACATCCTGGGCCATCTAAGTAAGGGCGTCTACGTGCTGATGAGTGGGCTGGACCTGGAGCGGCTGGTGCTGGCTGGTGGGCCCCTTGG GCTTATGCAGGCTGTCCTCGACCACACCATTCCCTACCTACATACAAGGGAAGCCTTTGGCCAGAAGATTGGGCACTTCCAG CTGATGCAGGGGAAAATGGCCGACATGTACACCCGCCTCATGGCCTGTAGGCAGTATGTCTACAATGTCGCCAAGGCCTGTGATCAGGGCCACTGCACTGCCAAG GACTGCGCGGGGGTGATTCTTTACTCAGCTGAGTGCGCCACCCAGGTTGCCCTGGACGGCATTCAGTGCTTCG GTGCCAACGGCTACATCAACGACTTTCCCATGGGCCGCTTTCTGCGAGATGCCAAGCTGTATGAGATTGGGGCTGGGACCAGTGAGGTGAGACGGTTGATCATCGGCAGAGCCTTCAATGCAGACTTCCACTAA